One Georgenia wutianyii DNA segment encodes these proteins:
- a CDS encoding ribonucleoside triphosphate reductase — MSEARTPRVSVDPVTTIEEYLDRSDWRVNANANQGYSLGGMMLNTTGKVVANYWLSTVYAPEAGTAHREGDIHIHDLDMFAGYCAGWSLRRLLEEGFNGVPGAISAGPAKHFSSAVGQIVNFLGTLQNEWAGAQAFSSFDTYMAPFVRLDEMSYREVKQCMQELIYNLNVPSRWGTQTPFTNLTFDWTCPEDLREQVPLIGGEPCDFAYGDLQAEMDMVNRAYMEVMTEGDANGRVFTFPIPTYNITKDFDWEAENTERLFAMTAKYGLPYFQNFVNSDLDPGMIRSMCCRLQLDLRELLKRGNGLFGSAEQTGSLGVVTVNMARLGYLHALDEDGLVRRLDELMDIARDTLELKRVVIQEHIDGGLFPFTKRYLGTLDNHFSTIGVNGMNEMVRNFSLGEYDITDPRGHALCARILDHVRDRMVEYQEATGHLYNLEATPAEGTTYRFAKEDRKRFPGIIQAGTDTNPYYTNSSQLPVGFTDDPFEALERQEELQSKYTGGTVLHLYMNERVSSPEACKQLVRRALENFRLPYVTITPTFSICPNHGYLSGEHFTCPQCAEERSEEVACEVWTRVMGYFRPVSSFNIGKKGEYAEREMFTESAAASSPTAERLAGQPA, encoded by the coding sequence ATGTCAGAGGCCCGCACACCGCGAGTTTCCGTCGACCCCGTCACCACCATCGAGGAGTACCTCGACCGAAGCGACTGGCGGGTCAACGCCAACGCGAACCAGGGCTACTCGCTGGGCGGCATGATGCTCAACACGACCGGCAAGGTCGTGGCCAACTACTGGCTGAGCACCGTGTACGCACCGGAGGCGGGCACCGCCCACCGCGAGGGCGACATCCACATCCACGACCTCGACATGTTCGCCGGCTACTGCGCCGGCTGGTCGCTGCGCCGGCTGCTCGAGGAGGGCTTCAACGGGGTGCCCGGGGCGATCAGCGCCGGCCCCGCCAAGCACTTCTCCTCCGCCGTCGGGCAGATCGTCAACTTCCTCGGCACCCTGCAGAACGAGTGGGCCGGCGCCCAGGCGTTCAGCTCCTTCGACACCTACATGGCCCCCTTCGTGCGCCTGGACGAGATGTCCTACCGCGAGGTCAAGCAGTGCATGCAGGAGCTCATCTACAACCTCAACGTCCCCTCCCGCTGGGGTACGCAGACCCCGTTCACCAACCTCACCTTCGACTGGACCTGCCCGGAGGACCTGCGCGAGCAGGTGCCGCTCATCGGCGGCGAGCCGTGCGACTTCGCCTACGGGGACCTCCAGGCGGAGATGGACATGGTCAACCGCGCGTACATGGAGGTGATGACGGAGGGCGACGCCAACGGACGCGTCTTCACCTTCCCCATCCCCACGTACAACATCACCAAGGACTTCGACTGGGAGGCGGAGAACACCGAGCGCCTCTTCGCGATGACGGCGAAGTACGGGCTCCCCTACTTCCAGAACTTCGTCAACTCCGACCTCGACCCGGGCATGATCCGCTCGATGTGCTGCCGCCTGCAGCTCGACCTGCGCGAGCTCCTCAAGCGCGGCAACGGCCTGTTCGGCTCCGCGGAGCAGACCGGCTCCCTGGGCGTCGTCACGGTCAACATGGCCCGCCTCGGCTACCTCCACGCGCTCGACGAGGACGGCCTCGTGCGCCGGCTGGACGAGCTCATGGACATCGCCCGGGACACCCTGGAGCTCAAGCGGGTCGTCATCCAGGAGCACATCGACGGCGGCCTGTTCCCCTTCACCAAGCGCTACCTCGGCACCCTGGACAACCACTTCTCGACCATCGGCGTCAACGGGATGAACGAGATGGTGCGCAACTTCAGCCTCGGGGAGTACGACATCACCGACCCCCGCGGCCACGCCCTGTGCGCCCGCATCCTCGACCACGTCCGCGACCGGATGGTGGAGTACCAGGAGGCCACCGGCCACCTGTACAACCTCGAGGCCACCCCCGCCGAGGGCACGACGTACCGCTTCGCCAAGGAGGACCGCAAGCGGTTCCCCGGCATCATCCAGGCGGGCACCGACACCAACCCGTACTACACGAACTCCTCCCAGCTCCCCGTCGGCTTCACCGACGACCCGTTCGAGGCCCTGGAGCGCCAGGAGGAGCTGCAGTCGAAGTACACCGGCGGCACGGTGCTCCACCTGTACATGAACGAGCGAGTCTCCTCCCCCGAGGCGTGCAAGCAGCTCGTGCGGCGCGCGCTGGAGAACTTCCGCCTGCCCTACGTGACGATCACCCCGACCTTCTCCATCTGCCCGAACCACGGCTACCTCTCCGGTGAGCACTTCACCTGCCCGCAGTGCGCCGAGGAGCGCTCCGAGGAGGTCGCGTGCGAGGTGTGGACCCGGGTCATGGGCTACTTCCGGCCGGTGAGCTCGTTCAACATCGGCAAGAAGGGCGAGTACGCCGAGCGGGAGATGTTCACCGAGAGCGCCGCCGCGTCCTCCCCCACCGCCGAGCGCCTCGCCGGGCAGCCGGCATGA
- a CDS encoding anaerobic ribonucleoside-triphosphate reductase activating protein — MTSVAAAAPARATVSATDLQVAGMTPLSTVDWPGRLVATVFCQGCPWDCSYCHNPGLIPPRTPGQLAWDDVLAFLHRRRRLLDGVVFSGGEATRQAALLPAVRAVRELGFAVGLHTAGPYPRRLAAVLEDVDWVGLDVKALPEDYDDVVGRPGASHLAWDCLDVLVASGVAHEVRTTIAPGSPAARHAVEIARRVRDAGAQSFALQVARTTGTRAEFTASHDAADRAAWREEVARLDAQIRALGLPDYTLREA; from the coding sequence ATGACGTCCGTCGCGGCGGCCGCCCCGGCCAGGGCCACCGTCTCGGCCACCGACCTCCAGGTGGCGGGGATGACCCCGCTGTCCACGGTCGACTGGCCAGGGCGGCTCGTCGCGACGGTGTTCTGCCAGGGCTGTCCCTGGGACTGCTCCTACTGCCACAACCCGGGCCTCATCCCGCCACGTACCCCCGGGCAGCTCGCGTGGGACGACGTCCTCGCCTTCCTCCACCGGCGTCGGCGCCTGCTCGACGGCGTCGTCTTCTCCGGCGGTGAGGCGACGCGGCAGGCCGCGCTCCTGCCCGCCGTGCGCGCCGTGCGCGAGCTCGGCTTCGCCGTCGGGCTCCACACGGCCGGCCCCTACCCCCGCCGGCTCGCGGCCGTGCTCGAGGACGTCGACTGGGTCGGCCTGGACGTCAAGGCGCTGCCCGAGGACTACGACGACGTCGTGGGCCGGCCCGGCGCCTCCCACCTCGCCTGGGACTGCCTCGACGTCCTCGTCGCCTCGGGCGTCGCCCACGAGGTGCGAACGACGATCGCCCCCGGCTCCCCCGCGGCGCGCCACGCCGTCGAGATCGCCCGGCGGGTGCGCGACGCGGGGGCGCAGTCCTTCGCCCTCCAGGTCGCCCGCACCACGGGGACCCGCGCGGAGTTCACCGCCTCCCACGACGCCGCCGACCGCGCCGCCTGGCGCGAGGAGGTCGCCCGGCTCGACGCGCAGATCCGCGCGCTCGGCCTGCCCGACTACACCCTGCGGGAGGCCTGA
- a CDS encoding HAD-IB family hydrolase: MHSPLEHAHVLVTGATGFVGQAVVEKLLSAYPTTRISILVRPRGDLTAQRRAEKLLRKPVFRGWRESVGEENALAAFTERVTVIPGDLEDVPELPTDLDVVVHSASSVSFDLPIDEAFTANVAGPVNLYERLLATGTDPHVVHVSTSYVAGLRKGVAEERSLGHDVDHRAELRSALAAREEAERASRRPEVLQELLRQAEVDHRRAGPRAVAAAAEAAREAWVRDELVSHARTRALSLGWPDVYTFTKAMGERVAEELWQSNGHRLSVVRPTIIESSLRHPFPGWIDGFKVADPLIAAYGRGLLPEFPALADTVLDVIPVDFVVNAILAAAAVPPAAGEAAYYQVSSGITNPLRFGKLYEYVREYFSANPMRDSSGSHVSVPAWSFPHRGAVERALRRRERVVDVADRALAQMPARPATRKWMSTLYKARRDLTTLRKFTSLYQPYTEIEVIFDDARTRALHDSLPAERRLEHGFDTTEIDWKTYLQEIHIPGVPGLTRGDRPKEKAPTDAELPQRSDVVAVFDLQRTVIAATLVEQYLWVELATRPPSRWPRALGNLVALGPRYLQAEQRDRGDFIRTFMRRYAGTHEAELRAAIADRVQESLRRDVLHEAVAQIRRHRAAGHRTVLVTGEIDVFVEPLASLFDVVVAGKMEKDDDGRWTGHLATSPLVGESRATWLTRYARDEGIDLTGSYAYGDSYADRPWLEVVGNPSVVNPDAQLYRYARAQRWPVHSWTTTVEGRVTPVLRSLKEAVRR; encoded by the coding sequence ATGCACTCACCGTTGGAGCACGCGCACGTCCTCGTCACGGGCGCCACCGGCTTCGTCGGACAGGCCGTCGTCGAGAAGCTCCTGTCCGCCTACCCCACGACGCGGATCAGCATCCTCGTCCGACCCCGCGGGGACCTCACCGCCCAGCGCAGGGCGGAGAAGCTGCTGCGCAAGCCCGTCTTCCGTGGCTGGCGCGAGTCGGTCGGCGAGGAGAACGCCCTCGCCGCGTTCACCGAGCGGGTCACCGTCATCCCCGGCGACCTCGAGGACGTCCCCGAGCTGCCCACGGACCTCGACGTCGTCGTCCACTCGGCCTCGAGCGTCTCCTTCGACCTGCCGATCGACGAGGCCTTCACCGCGAACGTCGCCGGCCCGGTCAACCTCTACGAGCGACTGCTCGCCACCGGGACCGACCCGCACGTCGTCCACGTCTCGACGAGCTACGTCGCCGGGCTGCGCAAGGGCGTGGCCGAGGAGCGCAGCCTCGGTCACGACGTCGACCACCGCGCCGAGCTGCGGTCCGCGCTCGCCGCGCGGGAGGAGGCCGAGCGCGCCTCACGCCGCCCCGAGGTGCTCCAGGAGCTGCTCCGCCAGGCGGAGGTCGACCACCGCCGCGCCGGTCCGCGCGCCGTGGCAGCCGCCGCCGAGGCAGCCCGCGAGGCGTGGGTGCGCGACGAGCTCGTCTCCCACGCCCGCACCCGGGCACTGTCCCTCGGCTGGCCCGACGTCTACACCTTCACCAAGGCCATGGGCGAGCGCGTCGCCGAGGAGCTGTGGCAGAGCAACGGCCACCGCCTCTCGGTCGTCCGCCCGACGATCATCGAGTCCTCGCTGCGCCACCCCTTCCCCGGCTGGATCGACGGCTTCAAGGTCGCCGACCCGCTCATCGCCGCCTACGGGCGCGGCCTGCTGCCGGAGTTCCCGGCGCTGGCCGACACCGTGCTCGACGTCATCCCCGTCGACTTCGTCGTCAACGCGATCCTCGCGGCCGCCGCCGTCCCGCCCGCAGCCGGCGAGGCCGCCTACTACCAGGTCTCCTCGGGCATCACGAACCCGCTGCGCTTCGGCAAGCTCTACGAGTACGTGCGCGAGTACTTCTCCGCCAACCCGATGCGCGACTCCAGCGGCTCGCACGTGTCCGTGCCCGCGTGGTCCTTCCCCCACCGCGGCGCGGTCGAGCGCGCGCTGCGCCGCCGGGAGCGCGTCGTCGACGTCGCCGACCGCGCGCTCGCGCAGATGCCCGCCCGGCCGGCCACCCGCAAGTGGATGTCCACGCTCTACAAGGCGCGTCGCGACCTCACGACGCTGCGCAAGTTCACCTCGCTCTACCAGCCGTACACCGAGATCGAGGTCATCTTCGACGACGCGCGTACCCGCGCGCTGCACGACTCCCTGCCCGCCGAGCGGCGCCTGGAGCACGGCTTCGACACCACCGAGATCGACTGGAAGACCTACCTCCAGGAGATCCACATCCCCGGCGTGCCCGGGCTCACCCGCGGGGACCGCCCCAAGGAGAAGGCCCCCACGGACGCCGAGCTGCCCCAGCGCAGCGACGTCGTCGCCGTCTTCGACCTGCAGCGCACGGTCATCGCCGCGACGCTCGTCGAGCAGTACCTGTGGGTCGAGCTCGCCACCCGCCCGCCCTCGCGCTGGCCGCGGGCGCTGGGCAACCTCGTGGCCCTCGGGCCGCGCTACCTCCAGGCCGAGCAGCGCGACCGCGGCGACTTCATCCGCACGTTCATGCGTCGCTACGCCGGCACGCACGAGGCGGAGCTGCGCGCGGCGATCGCCGACCGCGTCCAGGAGTCGCTGCGCCGGGACGTCCTGCACGAGGCCGTCGCCCAGATCCGACGCCACCGCGCCGCCGGGCACCGCACGGTCCTCGTCACCGGCGAGATCGACGTCTTCGTCGAGCCGCTCGCCTCGCTCTTCGACGTCGTCGTCGCCGGGAAGATGGAGAAGGACGACGACGGCCGCTGGACCGGCCACCTCGCCACCTCCCCGCTCGTCGGGGAGTCGCGCGCGACCTGGCTGACCCGCTACGCGCGCGACGAGGGCATCGACCTCACCGGGTCCTACGCCTACGGCGACAGCTACGCCGACCGGCCGTGGCTCGAGGTCGTCGGCAACCCGAGCGTCGTCAACCCCGACGCGCAGCTCTACCGGTACGCTCGCGCTCAGCGCTGGCCCGTGCACTCGTGGACGACGACCGTCGAGGGCCGGGTGACACCCGTCCTGCGTAGTCTGAAGGAGGCGGTGCGCCGATGA